A stretch of the Fimbriimonadaceae bacterium genome encodes the following:
- a CDS encoding alpha/beta hydrolase, with protein sequence MSLLDQFFVYHPHPWEERDWSTVGGVPLEDVWFQAADGTKLFGWYAEQSAGSAVLLWCHGNAGNMTHRLENLRALHRLGLSVFLFDYRGYGKSQGRPTEDGLYQDAIGAYDYLTRVRRIRPERLVIFGRSLGGAVAGELATQRPAMGLLLESCFPSIEAVARHHYLGLPVHWLLGASFRLEDRLPHLSLPKLFVHGDRDDIIPIELGRRAYAAAKSPKEWYVVQGADHNDVPSAGGRAYFTKLFAFISGVIGR encoded by the coding sequence ATGAGTCTGCTCGATCAATTTTTCGTCTATCATCCGCATCCGTGGGAAGAGCGTGATTGGTCCACCGTCGGCGGTGTGCCGTTGGAGGATGTCTGGTTTCAGGCTGCCGACGGCACGAAACTGTTCGGTTGGTATGCGGAGCAGTCGGCTGGTTCTGCGGTCTTGCTCTGGTGCCACGGCAATGCCGGCAATATGACTCACCGGCTGGAGAATCTGCGTGCCTTGCATCGGCTCGGCCTGTCCGTGTTTCTCTTCGACTATCGCGGGTACGGGAAAAGTCAGGGACGTCCGACTGAAGATGGGCTCTATCAGGATGCGATCGGGGCCTATGACTATCTCACGCGTGTTCGTCGAATTAGGCCGGAACGCCTCGTCATTTTCGGTCGCTCGTTGGGCGGGGCGGTGGCCGGAGAACTGGCAACGCAACGCCCGGCGATGGGACTCTTGTTGGAATCCTGTTTTCCTTCGATTGAGGCAGTGGCGCGCCACCATTACCTGGGCTTGCCGGTCCATTGGTTGCTGGGGGCTTCGTTTCGGCTGGAAGATCGGTTGCCCCATCTGTCCTTGCCCAAGTTGTTTGTGCACGGCGATCGTGATGACATCATTCCGATTGAATTGGGACGACGGGCCTACGCTGCCGCAAAATCGCCGAAGGAGTGGTATGTCGTGCAGGGCGCCGATCACAATGATGTGCCGTCAGCTGGAGGGCGGGCCTATTTTACGAAACTGTTTGCATTTATTTCGGGCGTGATCGGTCGATGA
- a CDS encoding DUF4105 domain-containing protein produces the protein MQLLTILLAACLWAIPALAEEPPSPYLSHLLQRAHDAHLADEREWHLLLHYRADLFGGYTSEQDEPGFFLSPKGKTDPQAELDATLTQFFSPELVGRSKQPAQCAFVARYAWLQDRLGFDPGQLPPMPCERFERWIEEFHARSITLVFPSAFMNNPASMFGHTLLRIDQEGQTPQTRILAYTINFAADVPKDEGLAYPVRGIFGGYRGYFSTIPYYLKVQEYRDMENRDIWEYRLNFGESQIRRLLMHAWELGNASFDYFFFKENCSYHLLSLLEYADPSLHLTKHFGFWTIPADTVRLLAAQPGLVTDIAFRPSRVTLIRRKREHLTASEHELVKRVVRDAASAQSDDVRSLPLSRQAFVLDVASDYVRYAGERDETQAAAARDHNRQILTARSLLRIPSEDLSILPFARQPDVGHRTSRASLGGGWRNNETFEEISVRAAYHDLLDPEPGYTPDAQIEVGSLSLRHYNRAEQTRVERATVINVLSLSPIDGLFRAPSWKLNLGMQTIKHRWCELCSNWSVNGGIGASAETHLLRREVFFAFAEVEGNYSRAYEERHRVGGGASVGFYADLAERWRLLASASYLRYALGETSDDVRWSVGQRYTLAQNWALRLEYSHRDHDNDVLFTVQAFF, from the coding sequence GTGCAACTCCTAACTATCCTGTTGGCCGCCTGTCTCTGGGCAATCCCTGCCCTGGCGGAGGAGCCACCGTCGCCCTATCTTTCGCACCTGCTTCAGCGGGCTCACGACGCGCATCTGGCTGATGAGCGTGAGTGGCATTTGTTGCTTCACTATCGCGCGGATCTGTTCGGCGGCTATACGAGCGAACAAGACGAACCCGGATTTTTTCTTTCTCCCAAAGGCAAGACCGATCCTCAGGCCGAACTCGACGCCACCCTGACTCAATTCTTTTCACCGGAGTTGGTCGGTCGATCGAAGCAGCCGGCTCAATGTGCCTTTGTGGCGCGGTATGCGTGGCTCCAAGATCGTCTTGGTTTTGATCCAGGCCAGCTTCCGCCCATGCCTTGCGAGCGCTTCGAACGATGGATTGAAGAGTTTCACGCTCGGTCTATTACGCTGGTGTTTCCATCGGCCTTCATGAATAACCCGGCGTCCATGTTCGGCCACACGCTGCTCCGGATCGATCAGGAAGGGCAGACGCCTCAGACGCGTATCCTCGCCTACACCATCAATTTCGCCGCCGATGTCCCGAAGGACGAAGGCCTGGCCTATCCCGTGCGGGGTATTTTCGGTGGGTATCGGGGGTATTTTTCGACCATTCCCTACTACCTCAAAGTGCAGGAGTACCGGGACATGGAGAATCGCGATATCTGGGAGTACCGGCTGAATTTTGGCGAGTCGCAAATCCGACGATTGCTGATGCACGCGTGGGAATTGGGGAACGCCTCATTTGATTATTTTTTCTTCAAGGAAAATTGTTCCTACCATCTCTTGTCTTTGCTGGAATATGCCGACCCCTCCCTTCACCTGACCAAGCATTTCGGCTTTTGGACCATCCCCGCGGATACCGTGCGCCTGCTCGCCGCTCAACCGGGATTGGTGACCGATATCGCGTTTCGTCCCTCCAGGGTCACACTCATTCGCCGCAAGCGGGAACATCTCACGGCTTCTGAACATGAGTTGGTCAAGCGAGTCGTACGCGATGCGGCATCCGCCCAGTCTGACGATGTGCGGAGCTTGCCGTTGTCGCGCCAGGCCTTTGTCTTAGATGTGGCATCGGACTATGTGCGGTATGCGGGTGAGCGGGATGAGACACAGGCGGCAGCGGCCCGCGATCACAATCGGCAGATTCTGACCGCACGGAGTCTTCTCCGTATTCCTTCGGAAGATCTGTCGATTCTCCCCTTTGCCAGGCAGCCGGATGTGGGACACCGCACGTCTCGCGCGTCGCTGGGAGGAGGCTGGCGTAATAATGAGACGTTCGAAGAGATCTCCGTCCGGGCCGCCTATCATGATCTGCTCGATCCGGAACCCGGGTATACGCCGGATGCCCAGATCGAAGTGGGCTCCCTCAGCCTGCGCCACTACAACCGGGCCGAGCAGACGCGAGTTGAGCGGGCGACCGTGATCAATGTGTTGTCGTTGTCTCCTATCGACGGCCTATTTCGTGCGCCATCGTGGAAATTGAATCTGGGCATGCAGACCATCAAGCACCGGTGGTGCGAGCTCTGCAGTAACTGGAGTGTCAACGGCGGGATCGGCGCGTCGGCCGAAACGCATCTGTTGCGGCGCGAAGTCTTCTTTGCCTTTGCGGAGGTGGAGGGGAACTACAGCCGCGCCTATGAGGAGCGTCATCGGGTCGGAGGTGGTGCGTCGGTAGGTTTCTATGCCGACCTTGCCGAGCGGTGGCGGCTCCTCGCGTCGGCCAGCTATTTACGGTATGCGTTAGGTGAGACGTCCGACGATGTGCGCTGGTCGGTGGGGCAGCGGTATACGCTCGCGCAGAATTGGGCGCTTCGTCTGGAATACAGCCATCGGGATCATGACAACGATGTATTGTTCACCGTGCAGGCGTTTTTTTAG